One part of the Dunckerocampus dactyliophorus isolate RoL2022-P2 chromosome 11, RoL_Ddac_1.1, whole genome shotgun sequence genome encodes these proteins:
- the LOC129189507 gene encoding uncharacterized protein LOC129189507, which yields MPKTKKGSAASAAQKAAHAAREAQKRAAADERAREEEERRTEEESDGDAMSEHEEGAAGRSGRGSHEEGGVKANCSFSAKNEERLVEFFSVNPAFYDKSHPNYQNQQEKDKLLEQLAKELHTTIKQIQGWFKHMRTSVGKLYKTKSGQPTQILTARKKWQLENFTFLKAHIVPRTYTVKTTLREETGEQRLNEESLHSIPTRPASVSPSTSAAGRKTKPPACKKSKIDLLMNFLDRPRPEVVLSKQFETIAAAPAPRQPDERTAFSQWIVARMSGIPHDRWDDFQLAAMRLMQDYSRPRPNTDLLIKAPDDDGW from the exons ATGCCGAAGACAAAGAAGGGGTCAGCTGCATCTGCAGCACAAAAGGCAGCGCATGCGGCCAGAGAGGCCCAAAAACGGGCCGCGGCGGATGAGAGGGccagagaggaagaggaaaggAGGACCGAAGAAGAGTCAGATGGTGACGCCATGTCTGAACATGAAGAGGGTGCTGCTGGTAGATCGGGAAGAGGGTCACACGAAGAAGGGGGTGTGAAGGCCAACTGCTCCTTCTCGGCGAAAAATGAGGAGCGCCTGGTTGAGTTCTTCTCGGTCAACCCGGCCTTTTACGATAAGTCGCACCCAAATTACCAGAACCAGCAAGAGAAGGATAAACTCTTGGAGCAGCTGGCCAAGGAACTCCACACAACAA TAAAACAGATCCAAGGCTGGTTCAAACACATGCGGACTTCAGTGGGAAAACTCTACAAGACCAAGTCAGGGCAGCCTACCCAAATTCTCACAGCAAGGAAGAAATGGCAACTCGAGAATTTCACCTTCCTGAAGGCCCACATTGTCCCACGCACCTATACTGTAAAGACCACACTG CGGGAGGAGACGGGCGAGCAAAGACTGAATGAAGAGTCACTACACTCGATCCCCACCAGGCCAGCATCTGTATCTCCCTCCACCTCCGCGGCCGGCCGCAAGACCAAACCTCCAGCCTGCAAGAAGTCTAAGATCGACCTTCTTATGAATTTCTTGGACAGGCCCAGGCCCGAGGTCGTCCTGAGTAAACAG TTTGAGACAATTGCTGCTGCCCCTGCACCCCGACAACCAGACGAGCGCACAGCATTTAGCCAGTGGATCGTGGCCAGGATGTCAGGGATCCCCCACGATAGGTGGGATGACTTCCAGTTGGCTGCTATGCGCCTGATGCAGGACTACAGCAGGCCCCGACCCAACACTGACTTACTAATAAAAGCACCGGATGATGACGGGTGGTGA